The Verrucomicrobiia bacterium nucleotide sequence GTCCACGGGTAGCCCTGTTGGTTTCCAAACCCCGTACTCCTTGATTTGCCTCGCATACATATCGAGTGCGAGTTCCAGCAAGACGGCCAGCACAACCGTGCAGCCTAATACCCAGAATCCATAGACCCGGCTTTGGCGCCAGGGGCGAAACATCAACCGGCTCACGCCTCGGCCAGTGAGCAGAGCCACAATCCATATGAGCGGGATTGACCAGGGCAGGATGCCAAACAGGAGCGGCTCCGAACGATCTATGCAAGCGAGCGGGCCGAACGGCGCGCCGGTGAAAGCGCCGAGACTTTGTGCCACCCCGCCCATCAGAGCAATCAGCAATGCTACAGCCAGGACATTCTGTGTGGGCAACTGGCGGGCCAGGCCACACAGCGTCGTAACGGCGCCTAAAACCAGGAGCAAGCCCTCCGGCCAGCCGCGCCCACTAAAGAAGGAAAAGGGGGCGCACAGGTTGCACCAGGCCAGCCCAAACTGTATCAGGAA carries:
- a CDS encoding carotenoid biosynthesis protein — protein: MDRAALCRIALKPESLFGGRSQTIHRTSFALFLIQFGLAWCNLCAPFSFFSGRGWPEGLLLVLGAVTTLCGLARQLPTQNVLAVALLIALMGGVAQSLGAFTGAPFGPLACIDRSEPLLFGILPWSIPLIWIVALLTGRGVSRLMFRPWRQSRVYGFWVLGCTVVLAVLLELALDMYARQIKEYGVWKPTGLPVDWYTTAFVNCLGWAVAAAIILVCVTPFLINKRPAASDAPDYHPLLVWMLFQTLFVTADLKQHLGAAAAVTVAQSFLIAVVAVRGLICAEL